A DNA window from Microtus ochrogaster isolate Prairie Vole_2 unplaced genomic scaffold, MicOch1.0 UNK13, whole genome shotgun sequence contains the following coding sequences:
- the Gpr174 gene encoding probable G-protein coupled receptor 174, which yields MIANYTCNKTDGDNTDFRYFIYAVTYTVILVPGLIGNILALWVFYGYMKETKRAVVFMINLAIADLLQILSLPLRIFYYLNHDWPFGPGLCMFCFYLKYVNMYASIYFLVCISVRRFWFLMYPFRFNDGKQKYDLYISIVGWLTICLACLLFPLLRTNDDTPGNRTKCFVDLPTRNVNLAQSVAMITIGELVGFVTPLMIVLYCTWKTALSLQNKYPISQHLGEKKKALKMILTCAGVFLICFAPYHFSFPLDFLVKSNEIKSCVARRVILIFHSVALCLASLNSCLDPIIYYFTTNEFRRRLSRQDLPDSVQLQTKSYKIVSNHTTSTVATGLC from the coding sequence ATGATTGCTAATTATACATGTAACAAGACTGATGGAGACAATACAGATTTTCGGTACTTTATTTATGCAGTAACATACACTGTCATTCTTGTGCCAGGGCTCATAGGGAACATATTAGCCTTATGGGTATTTTATGGCTATATGAAAGAAACCAAAAGGGCTGTGGTATTTATGATAAATTTAGCTATTGCTGACTTATTGCAAATTCTTTCTCTGCCACTGAGAATCTTTTACTACTTGAACCATGACTGGCCATTTGGTCCTGGCCTCTGCATGTTTTGCTTCTATCTGAAATATGTTAACATGTATGCAAGCATCTACTTCTTGGTCTGCATCAGTGTACGAAGATTTTGGTTTCTCATGTACCCCTTTCGTTTCAATGACGGCAAGCAGAAATATGACTTGTATATCAGCATTGTTGGCTGGTTGACCATCTGCCTTGCCTGCCTACTTTTTCCTCTCCTCAGAACCAATGATGATACCCCAGGCAACAGAACCAAATGCTTTGTGGATCTTCCTACCAGGAATGTCAATTTGGCCCAATCTGTTGCCATGATAACCATTGGAGAACTGGTTGGGTTTGTTACTCCGCTCATGATTGTTCTGTACTGTACGTGGAAAACAGCTTTATCATTACAAAACAAATACCCCATTTCTCAACAtcttggagagaaaaagaaagccttgAAAATGATTTTGACTTGTGCAGGGGTATTTCTAATTTGCTTTGCACCTTATCACTTCAGCTTTCCTTTAGATTTCCTGGTTAAATCCAATGAAATTAAGAGCTGTGTAGCCAGAAGAGTGATTCTAATATTTCATTCTGTGGCCCTGTGTCTGGCAAGtctgaattcctgccttgacccAATCATATATTATTTCACCACTAATGAGTTCAGAAGACGTCTTTCAAGACAAGATTTGCCTGATAGCGTCCAACTCCAgacaaaatcatataaaattgTGAGTAACCATACCACTTCTACAGTGGCAACTGGACTATgctaa